A genomic region of Deltaproteobacteria bacterium contains the following coding sequences:
- a CDS encoding flavin reductase family protein: protein MKMKINAEYLEFMWPMRHYLITCGQMQVKANIIAVSFCMPVSKEPPLIACAIGRSAYSCKLIESEKEFVINVPTKDMEAKVYYCGFHSGYQVDKFKETGLTAKPARMVKTVIVDECVAHMECRLIQVTEAGDKNLFIGEVIEAYADEAAMQNKEKPDFAMGEFPRKIYGIRFKV, encoded by the coding sequence ATGAAAATGAAAATTAACGCTGAATATCTGGAATTCATGTGGCCAATGAGGCATTACTTAATCACATGCGGACAGATGCAAGTGAAAGCCAATATAATCGCGGTCAGTTTTTGCATGCCCGTATCAAAAGAACCGCCTCTTATCGCCTGTGCCATTGGAAGAAGCGCATATTCCTGTAAGCTGATCGAAAGCGAAAAAGAATTTGTCATTAATGTTCCCACAAAGGACATGGAAGCAAAGGTTTATTACTGTGGCTTTCATTCCGGCTATCAGGTAGACAAATTCAAGGAAACCGGATTAACTGCGAAACCCGCACGTATGGTAAAAACCGTTATTGTTGACGAATGTGTGGCTCATATGGAATGCCGACTAATTCAAGTGACAGAAGCAGGTGATAAGAATCTGTTTATCGGGGAAGTAATAGAGGCCTATGCAGATGAAGCGGCAATGCAAAATAAAGAAAAACCAGATTTTGCTATGGGTGAGTTTCCACGGAAAATATACGGCATAAGATTCAAGGTGTAA
- a CDS encoding cupin domain-containing protein, with protein sequence MTQQVLNMKDMVAYQDGSVVSKEIIKKSTGTVTIFAFDKDQGLSEHTAPFDALVQIVDGEAEIIISGEPHHLKEGEIIIMPGGKPHALKALKRFKMMLVMIKS encoded by the coding sequence ATGACTCAGCAAGTATTGAATATGAAGGATATGGTAGCTTATCAGGATGGCTCTGTTGTCAGCAAAGAGATTATCAAGAAATCAACCGGGACAGTGACCATCTTTGCTTTTGATAAGGATCAGGGGTTAAGTGAACATACGGCTCCCTTTGATGCTCTGGTTCAAATAGTGGATGGTGAGGCGGAGATTATTATTTCCGGAGAACCCCATCATTTAAAGGAAGGGGAAATAATCATTATGCCTGGTGGAAAACCGCATGCATTGAAGGCTTTGAAGAGATTCAAGATGATGCTGGTGATGATTAAATCGTGA
- a CDS encoding HU family DNA-binding protein, with product MAVNKIDLLNMLNEQLSIPKKDSGNIIESFFAIIKDELCQGNDVVISRFGKWKAKAKKKRRGRNPQTGKEMTINARRVVTFKPSPVLKGAINAEK from the coding sequence ATGGCAGTAAACAAAATTGATCTTTTAAACATGCTCAATGAGCAGCTCAGCATTCCCAAAAAAGATTCTGGCAATATCATCGAAAGTTTCTTTGCTATTATCAAGGATGAACTGTGTCAGGGTAACGACGTCGTGATCTCTCGGTTCGGGAAATGGAAAGCTAAAGCCAAAAAGAAGCGAAGAGGCAGAAACCCACAGACAGGAAAGGAGATGACGATTAATGCCAGAAGGGTCGTTACGTTTAAACCCTCTCCTGTCTTGAAGGGTGCTATTAACGCTGAGAAATGA
- a CDS encoding DEAD/DEAH box helicase produces the protein MIETDETNVGQPTERVTQLLDKKRYFSRKKTIARPDRSKVSRQHFQMRPEIEPALKNVLAKIGKPAPSSFIPDPFQLEALEAVKRTDCLVTAPTGVGKTWIAEQAIRAVFEKGGRSWYASPLKALTNAKWVEFGHKFGVANVGILTGDTKENVDAPIIVGTTEILRNQLYDVMHHGDNLNCDLVILDEAHYLGDRDRGVVWEEILIYLPVRVNVLLLSATIGNNDEIAAWLSSLRGRECVVVKAEKRPVPLYPLFLHPSGRIMPYLEKRKLFPGLVQFIENKRGHGAGRPPDFGQIINVMEEFDLLPAIFFLKSRSECDAALKSCFKGAAHRKDENFDGALEELLSRFPYLRNHKQLNYLERAQVATHHGGQLPAWKFFVETLMKMGKLRAIFATSTVAAGVNYPARTIVLFNSDLFNGNNFSPLSSTEFHQMTGRAGRRGRDNIGFMLAVPGRFMDIQHLQKLFFKKPDDILSRIRNDFSMILNLLLSQTPEDIRAIFEKSLASFQLSKGERSRAAKGGSNLWNDCLRHLNFLKVEGFINEANRLTESGVWASKLRLDHPLLIAECLKKEAFPKRDEKLLAAMVAPFVYDGDQDIKITHKPIARKLAQAHHKVSRAIADLSARMAAAGFSTNVLYLWTSSVIYDWAQGEDWDDIVRHMGIADGDLAMLVLRTADNLRQIASLRETHPEIASLAAKAREVILREPVVFGS, from the coding sequence GTGATAGAAACGGACGAAACTAATGTCGGTCAACCAACAGAAAGAGTTACCCAACTATTGGACAAAAAAAGATATTTCTCCCGCAAAAAAACAATTGCCCGGCCTGACCGGTCCAAAGTAAGCCGGCAGCACTTTCAGATGCGTCCGGAAATCGAACCGGCGCTGAAAAATGTCCTGGCAAAAATTGGCAAACCCGCGCCGTCATCCTTTATCCCCGATCCCTTCCAATTAGAGGCTCTGGAAGCCGTCAAACGGACGGACTGCCTCGTCACGGCACCTACGGGCGTCGGTAAAACATGGATCGCCGAGCAGGCTATCCGTGCGGTATTTGAAAAGGGGGGCCGCTCTTGGTATGCCTCACCCTTAAAGGCCCTGACCAACGCGAAATGGGTTGAATTCGGCCACAAATTCGGAGTCGCCAATGTCGGCATCCTGACCGGAGATACGAAGGAGAACGTTGATGCCCCCATCATCGTGGGCACCACGGAGATTTTGAGAAATCAGCTCTATGACGTCATGCATCACGGCGACAACCTGAACTGCGACCTCGTCATCCTGGACGAAGCCCACTACCTGGGGGACCGCGATCGCGGCGTCGTCTGGGAAGAGATCCTGATCTATCTGCCCGTGCGGGTCAACGTGCTGCTGCTCTCGGCCACAATCGGCAATAACGATGAAATTGCCGCCTGGCTTTCTTCCCTGCGGGGCCGGGAATGCGTGGTTGTAAAAGCAGAGAAACGGCCGGTGCCGCTTTACCCCCTGTTCCTCCATCCTTCCGGCAGGATCATGCCCTACCTGGAAAAGAGAAAGCTTTTTCCCGGCCTGGTTCAGTTCATAGAAAACAAGAGAGGCCATGGCGCCGGGAGGCCGCCCGACTTTGGACAAATCATCAATGTTATGGAGGAATTTGATCTGCTGCCGGCTATCTTCTTCCTGAAATCACGCTCGGAATGCGACGCCGCCCTTAAAAGCTGTTTTAAAGGCGCCGCCCACCGCAAAGATGAAAACTTTGACGGCGCTCTGGAAGAATTACTGAGCCGTTTCCCCTATTTGAGAAACCACAAGCAGTTAAACTATCTGGAACGAGCCCAGGTTGCCACCCACCACGGCGGACAGTTGCCGGCCTGGAAATTCTTTGTGGAAACTCTTATGAAGATGGGGAAACTGCGCGCCATTTTTGCCACCTCCACCGTGGCGGCGGGGGTGAATTATCCGGCCCGGACGATTGTTTTATTCAACTCCGACCTATTCAACGGCAATAATTTCAGCCCCTTAAGCAGCACGGAGTTTCATCAGATGACCGGGAGGGCTGGAAGGAGAGGCCGTGACAATATCGGCTTTATGCTGGCCGTTCCCGGGCGCTTCATGGATATCCAGCATCTTCAGAAACTCTTCTTTAAAAAGCCCGACGATATCTTAAGCCGGATTCGCAATGACTTCTCCATGATCTTGAATTTACTGCTTTCCCAAACGCCGGAGGACATCCGGGCGATATTTGAAAAGTCACTGGCCTCCTTTCAACTGAGCAAGGGGGAGAGGAGTCGGGCGGCCAAAGGGGGAAGCAACCTCTGGAACGATTGTCTCCGCCACCTCAACTTCTTGAAGGTGGAGGGTTTTATAAACGAGGCTAATCGCCTGACGGAATCGGGCGTCTGGGCATCTAAACTCCGGCTGGATCATCCCCTGCTGATTGCCGAGTGCCTGAAGAAAGAGGCATTCCCGAAGCGGGATGAAAAACTCCTGGCGGCCATGGTGGCGCCCTTTGTCTATGACGGCGACCAGGACATCAAAATCACGCATAAACCAATTGCCCGGAAGCTTGCGCAGGCCCATCACAAGGTCAGCCGGGCGATTGCGGATTTATCCGCACGGATGGCGGCGGCGGGATTTTCCACCAACGTCCTCTACCTCTGGACAAGTTCGGTCATTTACGATTGGGCGCAGGGCGAGGACTGGGATGATATCGTTCGCCACATGGGCATTGCCGATGGAGATCTGGCCATGCTGGTGCTGAGAACAGCCGATAATCTCCGCCAGATTGCCTCGCTCCGGGAAACGCACCCGGAAATAGCCTCTCTGGCGGCCAAGGCCAGGGAAGTCATCCTGCGGGAACCGGTGGTTTTTGGATCATAA
- the carB gene encoding carbamoyl-phosphate synthase large subunit, giving the protein MPKRSDISKVLIIGSGPIVIGQACEFDYSGTQACKALRQLGYQIILVNSNPATIMTDPGMADVTYIEPLNLQSLTEIIENERPDAILPNLGGQTGLNLTSELHKTGVLEKYGVRVIGVQVDAIERGEDRIALKATMNRLGIDMPNSEPAYSVEEAEKIAATLGYPVVIRPAYTMGGTGGGLVYNIEELRTVASRGISASLVGQILIEESVLGWEELELEVVRDAKNKLITVCFIENVDAMGVHTGDSYCTAPMLTISPELQARLQKYSYDIVEAIGVIGGTNIQFAHDPATGRVVIIEINPRTSRSSALASKATGFPIALVSSLLAGGMTLDEIPYWREGTLDKYIPWGDYVVVKFSRWDFEKFPGSIDKLGTQMRAVGEVMSIGKTYKEAFQKAIRSLEKGRAGLGFVKDFHTKSLEDLMELLAEPSSERQFIMYEAIRKGADVAELQRRTHIKAWFIGQMKELVEREEEILKYKGKSLPDDLLRQAKQDGFSDRYLAQILGLPEAEIRRQRTTLGVVECWDAVPVSGVANAAYYYSTYNAPDKVSASKNKKKVMVLGGGPNRIGQGIEFDYCCVHAAFTLRDEGYESIMVNCNPETVSTDYDTSDKLYFEPLTVEDVLAIYEKEKPLGVIVQFGGQTPLNIALQLAQAGVRIIGTSPETIDMAEDRDRFKKMMEKLGIPMPASGMASNLDEAIAIAGRIGYPLMVRPSYVLGGRGMEVVYDGEMLKRYVKAAVGVTPERPILIDKFLQNAIECEADAISDGTDAFVPAIMEHIELAGIHSGDSACVIPPISIPARHMDTINDYTRRIAVEFGVVGLMNIQYAIAGDVVYILEANPRASRTVPLVSKVCNISMARIATQIILGKKLADLQVRHRSFPHFGVKESVFPFNMFQEVDPVLGPEMRSTGEVLGLADSFGLAFYKAEEAAQQVLPATGTVLITVNDNDKGGALEVARAFSKLGFVIKATTGTQKFLADNSVPAEVILKLHEARPNIVDGIKNGDIQLVINTPSGRLGQHDDSYIRKAAIKYKIPYITTIAAAVAAVKGITAFRQGHGRAKSLQSYHKDIR; this is encoded by the coding sequence ATGCCAAAAAGAAGTGACATCAGCAAAGTTCTGATCATCGGTTCCGGTCCTATCGTCATCGGCCAGGCCTGCGAGTTTGATTACTCCGGGACCCAGGCCTGCAAGGCCCTGCGCCAGCTCGGTTATCAAATTATCCTCGTCAACTCCAACCCGGCTACCATCATGACCGATCCCGGCATGGCCGATGTCACTTACATCGAACCGCTTAACCTGCAATCGCTGACGGAAATCATCGAAAACGAACGCCCCGATGCCATTCTGCCGAACCTGGGCGGCCAGACGGGTCTCAACCTGACCTCCGAGCTGCACAAGACCGGCGTCCTGGAAAAATACGGCGTCCGGGTGATCGGCGTCCAGGTGGATGCCATCGAACGGGGCGAAGACCGGATCGCCTTGAAAGCGACGATGAATCGCCTCGGCATCGACATGCCCAACAGCGAGCCGGCCTACAGCGTTGAGGAAGCGGAGAAGATCGCCGCCACCCTCGGATATCCCGTGGTGATCCGCCCGGCCTACACCATGGGCGGCACGGGCGGCGGCCTCGTATACAACATCGAAGAGTTGCGGACCGTGGCCAGCCGGGGCATTTCCGCGAGTCTGGTAGGGCAGATTCTTATCGAGGAATCCGTGCTGGGCTGGGAGGAACTGGAGCTGGAAGTCGTCCGGGACGCCAAGAACAAACTGATCACTGTCTGCTTCATCGAAAATGTGGACGCCATGGGCGTCCATACGGGCGATTCCTACTGCACCGCCCCCATGCTCACCATTAGCCCGGAGCTTCAGGCCCGGCTTCAGAAGTACTCCTACGACATCGTCGAGGCCATCGGCGTCATCGGCGGCACGAATATCCAGTTTGCCCACGATCCCGCCACGGGCCGGGTGGTCATTATCGAGATCAATCCCCGCACTTCCCGTTCCTCAGCGCTAGCCTCGAAGGCCACGGGCTTTCCCATTGCCCTCGTCTCATCTTTGCTGGCCGGGGGGATGACCCTCGATGAGATCCCCTACTGGCGGGAAGGCACCCTGGACAAATATATCCCCTGGGGCGACTATGTGGTGGTGAAGTTCTCACGCTGGGATTTCGAGAAATTTCCCGGATCAATTGACAAGCTGGGAACCCAGATGCGCGCCGTCGGTGAAGTCATGAGCATCGGCAAGACCTACAAGGAGGCCTTCCAGAAGGCCATCCGCTCCCTCGAAAAGGGCCGGGCCGGTCTCGGTTTCGTAAAGGACTTCCACACTAAATCTTTGGAAGACCTGATGGAGCTCCTGGCGGAACCGTCCAGCGAACGCCAGTTCATCATGTACGAGGCTATCCGCAAGGGGGCGGACGTTGCAGAACTGCAGCGCCGGACCCACATCAAGGCCTGGTTCATCGGCCAGATGAAGGAACTGGTGGAACGGGAGGAAGAAATCCTGAAATATAAGGGCAAGTCCCTGCCGGATGACCTCTTGCGGCAGGCCAAGCAGGATGGTTTTTCCGACCGCTACCTCGCCCAGATTCTTGGCCTTCCGGAAGCTGAGATCCGCCGGCAGCGCACGACCCTGGGGGTGGTGGAGTGCTGGGATGCCGTTCCCGTCAGCGGCGTCGCCAATGCGGCCTACTACTATTCAACCTATAACGCCCCCGATAAGGTGAGCGCCAGCAAGAACAAGAAGAAGGTCATGGTTCTGGGGGGCGGTCCCAACCGGATCGGGCAGGGCATTGAATTTGACTACTGCTGCGTCCATGCGGCCTTCACCCTCAGGGACGAGGGCTATGAATCCATCATGGTCAACTGCAATCCGGAAACGGTCTCCACAGATTACGATACGTCGGACAAGCTCTATTTCGAACCCCTGACGGTGGAAGATGTCCTGGCCATCTACGAAAAGGAAAAGCCCCTGGGCGTCATCGTCCAGTTCGGCGGTCAGACGCCCCTGAACATCGCCCTGCAGCTCGCTCAGGCCGGCGTCCGCATCATCGGCACCTCGCCGGAGACGATTGACATGGCCGAGGACCGTGACCGCTTCAAGAAGATGATGGAAAAACTGGGTATTCCCATGCCGGCCTCAGGCATGGCGAGCAACCTGGACGAGGCCATCGCCATTGCCGGACGAATCGGCTATCCTTTGATGGTTCGCCCCTCCTACGTCCTGGGCGGCCGCGGGATGGAAGTGGTATATGACGGAGAAATGCTCAAACGTTACGTAAAGGCGGCCGTCGGCGTAACGCCGGAGCGGCCGATTCTGATTGACAAGTTTCTGCAAAATGCCATCGAGTGCGAGGCCGACGCCATCTCCGACGGCACGGATGCCTTCGTTCCCGCCATCATGGAGCATATCGAACTGGCCGGTATCCATTCCGGCGATTCGGCCTGCGTCATTCCGCCGATCAGCATCCCCGCCCGGCACATGGACACGATCAACGATTACACCCGGCGGATCGCCGTGGAATTCGGCGTGGTCGGACTTATGAATATCCAGTATGCAATTGCGGGCGACGTGGTTTACATCCTCGAAGCCAACCCCCGGGCCTCCCGGACGGTGCCTCTGGTTTCCAAGGTCTGCAATATCTCCATGGCCCGCATCGCCACCCAGATTATCCTGGGAAAGAAACTGGCCGATTTGCAGGTCCGGCACCGCTCTTTCCCGCATTTCGGCGTCAAGGAATCCGTCTTTCCCTTTAACATGTTCCAGGAGGTGGATCCCGTGCTGGGTCCGGAGATGCGCTCCACGGGTGAAGTGCTGGGACTGGCCGACTCCTTCGGGCTCGCCTTCTACAAGGCAGAAGAAGCCGCCCAGCAGGTTTTACCGGCGACGGGAACGGTGCTGATCACGGTGAATGACAACGACAAGGGCGGCGCTTTGGAGGTGGCCAGGGCCTTCTCCAAGCTGGGATTCGTCATCAAGGCCACTACGGGGACGCAGAAGTTCCTGGCCGACAACAGCGTTCCGGCGGAGGTGATTCTCAAGCTGCACGAGGCGCGCCCCAATATAGTTGACGGCATCAAGAACGGCGACATCCAGCTCGTCATCAATACCCCGAGCGGCAGGCTGGGCCAGCACGACGATTCATACATCCGGAAGGCGGCCATAAAATACAAAATCCCGTATATTACCACCATCGCCGCCGCCGTAGCCGCAGTGAAGGGCATTACGGCTTTCCGGCAGGGACATGGCCGAGCCAAGTCTCTGCAAAGCTACCACAAGGATATCCGGTAA
- a CDS encoding SagB/ThcOx family dehydrogenase, which produces MNTKAIRKNLLLMTAIGFIVVSLIAILPMTKNTASAEEQKPIQLLMPQIAGNPLMQLLAKRSSSREFSSEPLPLKILSNMLWAASGINRPESGKRTAPTASNRQEMDIYVATAAGLYFYDAKSSLLKPILAQDIRGLTGTQAFVKEAAVNLIYVADYSRMTSSSDEVKTMYAGAATGFISQNVYLYCASEGLATVVRAMIDRPALAKVMGLRTDQKIILSQSVGYPKKQK; this is translated from the coding sequence ATGAATACGAAAGCGATCAGGAAAAACCTTTTACTAATGACAGCCATCGGTTTTATTGTGGTTTCTCTAATTGCCATCTTGCCGATGACCAAGAATACAGCTTCGGCAGAAGAACAAAAACCAATCCAACTTTTAATGCCCCAGATTGCCGGCAATCCTTTGATGCAGCTTTTAGCAAAGCGAAGCTCTTCACGAGAATTCAGTTCAGAGCCATTACCGTTGAAAATTCTTTCCAACATGCTCTGGGCCGCGTCTGGAATCAATCGCCCGGAGTCTGGTAAACGGACTGCGCCTACTGCAAGCAACCGGCAAGAAATGGACATCTATGTTGCTACTGCTGCCGGTCTTTACTTCTATGATGCAAAATCCAGCCTTTTGAAACCAATACTGGCACAAGATATCAGAGGATTGACCGGTACTCAGGCATTTGTAAAGGAAGCCGCTGTGAATCTTATTTATGTGGCTGATTATTCCCGGATGACTTCATCGTCAGATGAGGTCAAGACCATGTATGCGGGAGCTGCCACCGGATTCATAAGCCAAAATGTTTATCTTTATTGTGCCTCCGAAGGATTGGCAACGGTTGTACGCGCCATGATAGACAGGCCAGCCCTGGCAAAGGTCATGGGATTGCGAACGGATCAGAAAATCATTCTATCGCAATCGGTCGGATACCCCAAGAAGCAAAAATAA
- a CDS encoding DUF1003 domain-containing protein, giving the protein MNQKTRDKAEELFRSKYEQLTELEKHVAHHITERTPISTNVVQDLSEQLTLGQKMADKVASFGGSWIFISIFLGIMVIWIILNSFILIKLNSSFDPYPYILLNLVLSMLAALQAPIIMMSQNRQAYKDRLRAEHDYEVNLKAELEIIGLHEKVDLLREHQWDELIAIQQEQLKLLGQLVEEQSKKQVQ; this is encoded by the coding sequence ATGAATCAGAAAACACGTGACAAAGCAGAAGAACTCTTTCGCTCGAAATATGAACAACTTACAGAATTAGAAAAACATGTTGCTCACCATATAACCGAAAGAACACCAATTTCGACAAATGTCGTTCAAGACCTTTCAGAACAACTGACTCTCGGTCAAAAAATGGCAGACAAGGTCGCTTCTTTTGGGGGGTCTTGGATCTTTATCTCAATATTTTTGGGCATAATGGTTATATGGATTATCCTAAATTCATTTATCCTAATCAAGCTTAACAGCTCATTTGATCCATACCCATATATTCTGCTAAATCTTGTCCTATCTATGCTGGCTGCCCTTCAAGCTCCAATTATTATGATGTCTCAAAATCGGCAGGCCTATAAGGATCGGTTACGTGCTGAACACGATTACGAAGTCAATTTAAAGGCGGAGCTTGAAATAATAGGGCTCCACGAGAAAGTTGATTTGCTCAGGGAACATCAATGGGATGAACTGATTGCAATCCAACAGGAGCAGCTAAAACTCTTGGGTCAATTAGTTGAGGAACAAAGCAAAAAGCAGGTTCAATAG
- a CDS encoding molybdopterin-binding protein, with product MQKIPVEKAVGTVLAHDITRIIPGKFKGVGFKKGHVVREEDVAELLKLGKRFLYAFELSANQLHEDDAALRIARAIAGSNLNWTEPREGKSSIVSTCAGLLKVNVTGLLKINKLGSIIVATLKTNFPCREGQVVAGTRIIPLTIATKKITRLEELAAADPRPVLQILPYRKMRVGGVVTGSEIFNGLIKDEFDRYVGQKVINYGCELVKKIIVPDDAGAISRAILELKDLGCELILTTGGLSVDPDDVTRKGVRKAGAKIISYGSPILPGAMLLYALLDGKPILGLPACVYYSPATAYDLILPRVLAGEEITKNVIAEAGHGGLCMHCESCRYPVCPFGK from the coding sequence ATGCAGAAGATTCCGGTGGAAAAGGCAGTGGGGACGGTGCTGGCGCATGACATCACGCGGATTATTCCCGGCAAGTTCAAGGGGGTAGGATTCAAAAAAGGTCATGTTGTCAGAGAGGAAGATGTTGCGGAACTATTGAAATTAGGGAAGCGCTTTCTGTATGCCTTTGAGCTCTCGGCTAATCAGCTCCACGAAGATGACGCGGCCCTGCGCATCGCCCGGGCTATTGCCGGCAGCAACCTGAACTGGACAGAGCCTCGGGAGGGAAAATCAAGTATTGTCAGCACTTGTGCCGGACTGCTGAAAGTCAACGTTACCGGACTCCTGAAAATAAACAAGCTGGGCAGCATTATCGTGGCCACCTTGAAGACCAATTTCCCCTGCCGGGAAGGGCAGGTCGTAGCGGGGACCAGGATTATTCCGCTCACGATAGCAACAAAAAAGATCACCCGGCTGGAAGAGCTGGCCGCCGCCGACCCCCGACCTGTTCTGCAGATCCTGCCCTATCGGAAAATGCGCGTCGGCGGCGTGGTGACGGGTTCGGAGATATTCAATGGTCTTATCAAGGACGAATTCGACCGCTATGTGGGGCAAAAAGTCATCAACTACGGCTGCGAATTGGTGAAAAAGATTATTGTTCCCGACGACGCCGGGGCCATCTCCCGGGCCATCCTGGAACTGAAGGACCTGGGCTGCGAACTGATCCTGACGACGGGAGGCCTTTCCGTTGACCCCGACGACGTGACCCGCAAGGGAGTCCGTAAGGCCGGTGCAAAAATTATTTCTTATGGCAGTCCCATCCTGCCCGGTGCCATGCTCCTCTACGCCCTGCTGGACGGCAAGCCGATTCTGGGTTTGCCGGCCTGCGTCTATTATTCTCCCGCGACGGCCTACGATCTGATTCTGCCGCGGGTCCTGGCGGGAGAAGAGATCACGAAAAACGTTATTGCCGAGGCCGGTCACGGCGGCCTGTGCATGCACTGCGAAAGTTGCCGCTATCCAGTCTGCCCCTTCGGCAAATGA
- a CDS encoding PspC domain-containing protein, which yields MQGNNFLHKLTKSQQDKWIGGVCGGLGVHTSIPAWCWRFLFSVMFLFFGFGLILYILLWIFIPAGEKY from the coding sequence ATGCAGGGCAATAATTTTTTACACAAACTGACAAAATCTCAACAGGATAAATGGATTGGCGGCGTTTGCGGAGGATTGGGGGTACATACCTCAATACCTGCTTGGTGCTGGAGATTCTTATTCAGCGTCATGTTTTTATTTTTTGGCTTTGGCCTTATATTGTATATTCTTCTATGGATATTTATACCGGCTGGAGAAAAATACTGA